In the Acanthopagrus latus isolate v.2019 chromosome 23, fAcaLat1.1, whole genome shotgun sequence genome, one interval contains:
- the mmd gene encoding monocyte to macrophage differentiation factor isoform X1 produces the protein MNADVLNLQFYHEQNVTVAPRAGPRPPNTRLAIPPLISLLIGSRGRHSTSHHCLGGGAQKTEIIFERLSGEQPVTDRRSCEAAGVFFFGSEMKRVNSFQRFMNRRAAANCRYQPTCYEHAANCYTHALLIMPAFVGMALLHRLSDTGWERITAWVYGMGLCALFLVSTVFHIITWKKSHMRSVEHCFHMCDRVVIYFFIAASYTPWLNLRELGPLAAHMRWFVWLMAAAGTIYVFNYHEKYKLVELAFYLTMGFFPASVMASMSNTEGLHELACGGLIYCLGVFFFKSDGIIPFAHAIWHVFVALAAAVHYYAIWKYLYKAPSADTLLQS, from the exons atgaACGCTGACGTCCTAAATCTGCAGTTTTATCACGAGCAGAATGTGACTGTTGCTCCTCGTGCAGGACCCCGCCCACCTAACACACGATTGGCCATTCCCCCGCTTATCTCGCTGCTCATTGGCTCACGCGGCCGTCACTCGACATCTCACCACTGTTTGGGCGGTGgggcacaaaaaacagaaatcatattTGAGCGGCTCAGCGGGGAGCAGCCTGTCACTGACCGGCGGAGCTGCGAGGCTGCTGGGGTCTTTTTTTTCG GCTCTGAAATGAAGAGAGTAAACAGCTTCCAGAG GTTCATGAACAGACGAGCCGCTGCTAACTGCCGCTACCAGCCCACCTGCTATGAGCACGCTGCAAACTGCTACACACATGCG ctcCTCATCATGCCGGCCTTCGTGGGCATGGCGCTGCTGCATCGTCTGTCGGACACCGGCTGGGAGAGGATCACTGCCTGGGTGTACGGAATGGGCCTGTGTGCCCTCTTCCTGGTCTCCACTGTGTTTCATATCATCACCTGGAAGAAGAGTCACATGAG GTCTGTGGAACATTGTTTCCACATGTGTGACAGGGTGGTCATCTATTTCTTCATCGCTGCCTCCTACACACCTTG GTTGAACCTGCGTGAACTGGGCCCTCTAGCAGCACACATGCGCTGGTTTGTGTGGCTCATGGCTGCTGCTGGGACCATTTATGTCTTCAACTATCATGAAAA ATACAAACTTGTCGAGCTGGCCTTCTACTTGACGATGGGTTTTTTCCCCGCATCAGTCATGGCGTCAATG AGCAACACCGAGGGGCTTCATGAGCTGGCCTGCGGCGGACTGATCTACTGCCTCGGCGTGTTCTTCTTCAAGAGCGACGGCATCATCCCCTTCGCCCACGCCATCTGGCACGTGTTCGTGGCGCTGGCTGCGGCCGTGCACTACTACGCCATCTGGAAATACCTCTACAAGGCCCCCAGCGCTGACACCCTCCTCCAGTCATGA
- the mmd gene encoding monocyte to macrophage differentiation factor isoform X3, with protein MKRVNSFQRFMNRRAAANCRYQPTCYEHAANCYTHALLIMPAFVGMALLHRLSDTGWERITAWVYGMGLCALFLVSTVFHIITWKKSHMRSVEHCFHMCDRVVIYFFIAASYTPWLNLRELGPLAAHMRWFVWLMAAAGTIYVFNYHEKYKLVELAFYLTMGFFPASVMASMSNTEGLHELACGGLIYCLGVFFFKSDGIIPFAHAIWHVFVALAAAVHYYAIWKYLYKAPSADTLLQS; from the exons ATGAAGAGAGTAAACAGCTTCCAGAG GTTCATGAACAGACGAGCCGCTGCTAACTGCCGCTACCAGCCCACCTGCTATGAGCACGCTGCAAACTGCTACACACATGCG ctcCTCATCATGCCGGCCTTCGTGGGCATGGCGCTGCTGCATCGTCTGTCGGACACCGGCTGGGAGAGGATCACTGCCTGGGTGTACGGAATGGGCCTGTGTGCCCTCTTCCTGGTCTCCACTGTGTTTCATATCATCACCTGGAAGAAGAGTCACATGAG GTCTGTGGAACATTGTTTCCACATGTGTGACAGGGTGGTCATCTATTTCTTCATCGCTGCCTCCTACACACCTTG GTTGAACCTGCGTGAACTGGGCCCTCTAGCAGCACACATGCGCTGGTTTGTGTGGCTCATGGCTGCTGCTGGGACCATTTATGTCTTCAACTATCATGAAAA ATACAAACTTGTCGAGCTGGCCTTCTACTTGACGATGGGTTTTTTCCCCGCATCAGTCATGGCGTCAATG AGCAACACCGAGGGGCTTCATGAGCTGGCCTGCGGCGGACTGATCTACTGCCTCGGCGTGTTCTTCTTCAAGAGCGACGGCATCATCCCCTTCGCCCACGCCATCTGGCACGTGTTCGTGGCGCTGGCTGCGGCCGTGCACTACTACGCCATCTGGAAATACCTCTACAAGGCCCCCAGCGCTGACACCCTCCTCCAGTCATGA
- the LOC119013984 gene encoding small integral membrane protein 36-like has translation MGFLENYQEIDPVTLNLCILIASYVILLLVFLISCIMYDCRGKDPTKEYAPDPQPTQSPIRLVVMQSSPAPVGRWDTANMITTYHEPTHADFREKKSTMV, from the coding sequence ATGGGCTTTCTGGAGAACTACCAGGAGATCGACCCCGTCACTTTGAACCTTTGCATCCTCATCGCCAGCTACGTTATCTTGCTCCTGGTCTTCCTGATATCGTGTATCATGTACGACTGCCGGGGCAAAGATCCCACGAAGGAGTACGCCCCGGACCCGCAGCCGACTCAGTCGCCCATCAGGCTGGTGGTGATGCAGAGCTCTCCAGCCCCGGTGGGTCGGTGGGACACGGCCAACATGATCACGACCTACCACGAGCCGACGCACGCGGACTTCAGGGAGAAGAAGAGCACGATGGTCTGA
- the mmd gene encoding monocyte to macrophage differentiation factor isoform X2, with protein sequence MFGIDLHRTRLARFMNRRAAANCRYQPTCYEHAANCYTHALLIMPAFVGMALLHRLSDTGWERITAWVYGMGLCALFLVSTVFHIITWKKSHMRSVEHCFHMCDRVVIYFFIAASYTPWLNLRELGPLAAHMRWFVWLMAAAGTIYVFNYHEKYKLVELAFYLTMGFFPASVMASMSNTEGLHELACGGLIYCLGVFFFKSDGIIPFAHAIWHVFVALAAAVHYYAIWKYLYKAPSADTLLQS encoded by the exons ATGTTTGGAATTGACCTACACAGGACCAGACTCGCACG GTTCATGAACAGACGAGCCGCTGCTAACTGCCGCTACCAGCCCACCTGCTATGAGCACGCTGCAAACTGCTACACACATGCG ctcCTCATCATGCCGGCCTTCGTGGGCATGGCGCTGCTGCATCGTCTGTCGGACACCGGCTGGGAGAGGATCACTGCCTGGGTGTACGGAATGGGCCTGTGTGCCCTCTTCCTGGTCTCCACTGTGTTTCATATCATCACCTGGAAGAAGAGTCACATGAG GTCTGTGGAACATTGTTTCCACATGTGTGACAGGGTGGTCATCTATTTCTTCATCGCTGCCTCCTACACACCTTG GTTGAACCTGCGTGAACTGGGCCCTCTAGCAGCACACATGCGCTGGTTTGTGTGGCTCATGGCTGCTGCTGGGACCATTTATGTCTTCAACTATCATGAAAA ATACAAACTTGTCGAGCTGGCCTTCTACTTGACGATGGGTTTTTTCCCCGCATCAGTCATGGCGTCAATG AGCAACACCGAGGGGCTTCATGAGCTGGCCTGCGGCGGACTGATCTACTGCCTCGGCGTGTTCTTCTTCAAGAGCGACGGCATCATCCCCTTCGCCCACGCCATCTGGCACGTGTTCGTGGCGCTGGCTGCGGCCGTGCACTACTACGCCATCTGGAAATACCTCTACAAGGCCCCCAGCGCTGACACCCTCCTCCAGTCATGA
- the hlfa gene encoding HLF transcription factor, PAR bZIP family member a isoform X2: MEKMARPLPINPTFLPPTHGVLKSLLENPLKLPFHHDEGFGKDKDKGKKLEDESNAANHPQSAFLGPTLWDKTLPYDGDNFQLEYMDLEEFLSENGIPANTAQSDQDRQAAQPPQQAPPPTPPTPPTPSVVDLSSRATTSVHTAMAPQNCLHSPSTAAALPSARDTPSPIDPESIQVPLTYEPDPADLALSSVPGQEMFDPRKRKFSAEELKPQPMIKKARKVFIPEDMKDDRYWARRRKNNVAAKRSRDARRLKENQIAIRAGFLEKENAALRMEVADMRKELGRCKNIVAKYEARHGPL; the protein is encoded by the exons ATGGAGAAAATGGCCAGACCTCTTCCTATAAATCCAACTTTCCTGCCGCCGACTCACGGCGTCCTGAAATCCCTTCTGGAAAATCCGCTCAAGCTGCCTTTCCATCACGATGAAG GATTTGGAAAAGACAAGGATAAAGGGAAGAAGCTGGAGGATGAGAGCAACGCGGCAAACCACCCACAGTCGGCTTTCCTGGGCCCGACTCTCTGGGACAAGACCCTACCCTACGATGGCGACAACTTCCAGCTGGAGTACATGGACCTGGAGGAGTTCCTGTCGGAGAACGGCATCCCCGCCAACACAGCCCAGAGTGACCAGGACCGGCAGGCAGCGCAGCCGCCGCAGCAGGCCCCTCCACCCACCCCACCTACCCCGCCCACACCTTCTGTTGTGGACCTCAGCAGCCGCGCCACCACCTCGGTTCACACGGCCATGGCGCCTCAGAACTGCCTCCACAGCCCCAGCACAGCAG cagcactgccCTCCGCCCGGGACACCCCCAGCCCCATCGACCCCGAGTCTATCCAGGTGCCCCTGACCTACGAGCCCGACCCGGCAGACCTGGCCCTGTCCAGCGTGCCCGGCCAGGAAATGTTCGACCCCAGGAAACGCAAGTTCTCCGCCGAGGAGCTGAAGCCGCAGCCGATGATCAAGAAGGCACGCAAGGTCTTCATCCCCGAGGACATGAAg GACGATCGGTACTGGGCCCGGCGCAGAAAGAACAACGTGGCGGCAAAGCGGTCACGGGACGCTCGGCGGCTGAAGGAGAACCAGATCGCCATCCGGGCCGGCTTCCTGGAGAAGGAGAACGCCGCTCTCCGCATGGAGGTGGCGGACATGAGGAAGGAGCTGGGCCGCTGCAAGAACATTGTGGCTAAATACGAGGCCCGACACGGGCCCCTGTGA
- the hlfa gene encoding HLF transcription factor, PAR bZIP family member a isoform X1: protein MEKMARPLPINPTFLPPTHGVLKSLLENPLKLPFHHDEGFGKDKDKGKKLEDESNAANHPQSAFLGPTLWDKTLPYDGDNFQLEYMDLEEFLSENGIPANTAQSDQDRQAAQPPQQAPPPTPPTPPTPSVVDLSSRATTSVHTAMAPQNCLHSPSTAAAALPSARDTPSPIDPESIQVPLTYEPDPADLALSSVPGQEMFDPRKRKFSAEELKPQPMIKKARKVFIPEDMKDDRYWARRRKNNVAAKRSRDARRLKENQIAIRAGFLEKENAALRMEVADMRKELGRCKNIVAKYEARHGPL from the exons ATGGAGAAAATGGCCAGACCTCTTCCTATAAATCCAACTTTCCTGCCGCCGACTCACGGCGTCCTGAAATCCCTTCTGGAAAATCCGCTCAAGCTGCCTTTCCATCACGATGAAG GATTTGGAAAAGACAAGGATAAAGGGAAGAAGCTGGAGGATGAGAGCAACGCGGCAAACCACCCACAGTCGGCTTTCCTGGGCCCGACTCTCTGGGACAAGACCCTACCCTACGATGGCGACAACTTCCAGCTGGAGTACATGGACCTGGAGGAGTTCCTGTCGGAGAACGGCATCCCCGCCAACACAGCCCAGAGTGACCAGGACCGGCAGGCAGCGCAGCCGCCGCAGCAGGCCCCTCCACCCACCCCACCTACCCCGCCCACACCTTCTGTTGTGGACCTCAGCAGCCGCGCCACCACCTCGGTTCACACGGCCATGGCGCCTCAGAACTGCCTCCACAGCCCCAGCACAGCAG cagcagcactgccCTCCGCCCGGGACACCCCCAGCCCCATCGACCCCGAGTCTATCCAGGTGCCCCTGACCTACGAGCCCGACCCGGCAGACCTGGCCCTGTCCAGCGTGCCCGGCCAGGAAATGTTCGACCCCAGGAAACGCAAGTTCTCCGCCGAGGAGCTGAAGCCGCAGCCGATGATCAAGAAGGCACGCAAGGTCTTCATCCCCGAGGACATGAAg GACGATCGGTACTGGGCCCGGCGCAGAAAGAACAACGTGGCGGCAAAGCGGTCACGGGACGCTCGGCGGCTGAAGGAGAACCAGATCGCCATCCGGGCCGGCTTCCTGGAGAAGGAGAACGCCGCTCTCCGCATGGAGGTGGCGGACATGAGGAAGGAGCTGGGCCGCTGCAAGAACATTGTGGCTAAATACGAGGCCCGACACGGGCCCCTGTGA